In Flavobacterium cerinum, one genomic interval encodes:
- a CDS encoding T9SS type A sorting domain-containing protein, translating to MKLRYLLVINMLFVAFGYAQTSKKVYFIGNSYTEYNNLPELVQKIALSTNDYIDYQSYTPGGSRFQQHASNPVVLNKIAEGNWDYVVLQEQSQLPSFSQQQVAAQVYPYAQQLVNAIKQANPCGSAIFYMTWGRKFGDQPNCNNGLTQVCTYEGMDDALYNSYMQMAANNKSLVSPVGRVWRALREQNPDMELYVADESHPSYIGSVAAAFTFYTVIFKKDPTLSTFVGNLSPTDASTIKAVVKSIVWDHPETWYMGIHDNPTDFKFELLQNGAYQFTSLNPTATTFLWNFGDGTTSTLPDPTHTFQSNGNYTVTLTTNACNTNTTKSQTVEITSLSNTGFNVKDVRIYPNPTSDFVYLTTDPSDVITLYDVVGKTINAPVSFTNENVQLDIKNLTSGIYFVHIQRGTEKQIHKLLKK from the coding sequence ATGAAACTAAGATATCTGTTAGTAATAAATATGCTATTTGTAGCTTTTGGATATGCCCAAACGTCTAAAAAGGTCTATTTTATCGGTAATAGTTATACGGAATATAATAACCTGCCGGAATTGGTACAAAAAATAGCATTGTCAACAAATGATTATATTGATTATCAAAGTTATACACCGGGAGGTTCCCGTTTCCAGCAACATGCTTCAAATCCGGTTGTGCTCAATAAAATAGCAGAAGGAAACTGGGATTATGTGGTCTTACAGGAACAAAGTCAGTTGCCGTCTTTTTCACAACAACAGGTTGCTGCTCAGGTTTATCCTTATGCGCAACAGTTGGTTAATGCAATCAAACAAGCCAATCCTTGTGGTTCGGCTATTTTTTATATGACCTGGGGACGAAAATTCGGAGATCAGCCCAATTGTAATAACGGTCTCACACAAGTATGTACGTATGAAGGAATGGATGATGCCTTGTATAATTCGTATATGCAGATGGCTGCCAATAATAAAAGCCTTGTTTCTCCGGTTGGAAGAGTATGGAGAGCGCTCCGGGAGCAAAATCCGGATATGGAACTTTATGTGGCGGATGAATCACACCCGTCTTATATCGGTTCGGTGGCTGCTGCTTTTACTTTTTATACCGTGATTTTTAAAAAGGATCCTACATTATCAACTTTTGTCGGAAATCTATCGCCAACAGATGCGAGCACGATCAAAGCTGTTGTTAAGAGTATTGTATGGGATCATCCGGAAACCTGGTATATGGGGATTCATGACAATCCAACGGATTTTAAATTTGAACTTCTGCAAAATGGAGCTTATCAGTTTACATCGTTAAATCCTACTGCAACAACATTTTTATGGAATTTCGGAGACGGAACAACATCGACTTTACCGGATCCGACACATACTTTTCAGAGTAATGGTAATTATACCGTAACATTGACAACAAATGCCTGTAATACAAATACAACAAAAAGCCAGACAGTTGAAATTACTTCATTATCCAATACCGGTTTTAATGTAAAAGACGTACGCATTTATCCGAATCCGACTTCTGATTTTGTTTATTTAACTACTGATCCATCCGATGTGATTACGCTTTATGACGTAGTGGGAAAAACCATAAATGCGCCTGTTTCTTTTACCAATGAAAATGTTCAGTTAGATATAAAAAATCTGACTTCCGGTATTTATTTTGTACACATTCAAAGAGGAACAGAAAAGCAGATTCATAAACTGCTGAAAAAATAA
- a CDS encoding aminotransferase class V-fold PLP-dependent enzyme: protein MKLNLDQIRQDTPNCLDKLYFNNAGASLMPKPVVAKIQEYLIEEEKYGGYAAFDRNSDAIQQFYNETAQMIDAAPHNIAFAHSATDAYAKALSAIDFREGDVLLTTADDYVTNHMQFLSLQKRFGIVIKKVQTQSNGDIDFEDFERIIKEKKPKLIAVTHIPTNSGLVQDVEKVSEICTRENIIFLLDACQSVGQLPVSVAKIKCDFMSVTGRKFLRGPRGTGFLYISDAMLEQGSHPLFIDGAGAIWRSENSFELIEKAKRFQYWELPYALVLGLKEAILYQKNIGIENIQHYNDEVMAYLRQNIASIPGVATFDRGSVTSNILTFTKENKPILDLKAALLKKDVYCSISARESGLIDFDKKGIPGVVRISPHYYNTIAEVDQLLNHINEL from the coding sequence ATGAAACTGAATCTGGATCAAATCAGACAAGACACACCTAATTGTCTGGATAAATTATATTTTAATAATGCCGGTGCATCACTTATGCCGAAACCGGTAGTAGCCAAAATTCAAGAGTATCTCATAGAAGAAGAGAAGTACGGCGGTTATGCAGCCTTTGATCGGAATAGTGATGCGATTCAGCAGTTTTATAATGAAACGGCACAGATGATTGATGCAGCTCCTCATAATATTGCATTTGCCCATAGTGCGACCGATGCCTACGCAAAAGCGTTATCCGCTATCGATTTCAGAGAAGGAGATGTATTGCTAACTACAGCCGATGATTATGTGACCAATCATATGCAGTTTCTGTCGCTACAAAAACGTTTTGGGATTGTGATTAAAAAAGTGCAGACACAATCCAACGGTGATATTGATTTTGAAGATTTTGAACGAATCATTAAAGAGAAAAAGCCTAAGTTGATTGCTGTTACTCATATTCCGACCAATTCCGGATTGGTTCAGGATGTTGAGAAAGTCAGCGAAATATGTACAAGAGAAAACATTATATTCCTTTTAGATGCTTGCCAGTCGGTAGGACAACTACCGGTATCGGTTGCTAAAATAAAATGTGATTTTATGAGCGTTACCGGAAGAAAGTTTTTACGCGGACCGAGAGGAACCGGTTTTTTGTATATATCAGATGCAATGTTAGAGCAGGGGAGCCATCCGCTTTTTATTGACGGTGCCGGAGCTATATGGCGTTCAGAAAATAGTTTTGAGTTGATAGAGAAAGCCAAACGATTTCAGTATTGGGAACTTCCGTATGCGTTAGTATTGGGATTAAAAGAAGCAATCTTGTATCAAAAAAATATCGGGATAGAAAATATACAGCATTACAATGATGAGGTAATGGCCTATTTACGTCAAAATATTGCTTCGATACCGGGTGTTGCTACCTTTGATAGAGGTTCGGTTACCAGTAATATTCTCACTTTTACAAAAGAGAATAAACCGATTCTGGATTTAAAAGCGGCATTATTAAAGAAAGACGTTTATTGTAGTATCAGTGCCCGTGAATCCGGATTGATTGATTTTGATAAAAAGGGAATACCGGGTGTGGTACGAATTTCTCCTCACTATTATAATACGATTGCGGAAGTAGATCAACTTCTTAATCACATCAACGAATTATAA
- a CDS encoding lipase family protein yields the protein MSSLLQYSAVKISFRLLIAIFCCCLLFSCCKTPLPSRIQLCQVPSPRPEENFAAFIEPDEAVFMMHAVQTVYDQRPVLDGYHQIESLRFFSLLNNEKAIIDERLQIDIAKGNEKVWSYVYQSNSDPSDLIIAIRGTENIMDWIKDLEVSQVPFISFSGSEKEVKIEQGFYSVYKGLREALFHIIQQWNPSRLRITGHSMGGSIALLLTYDITLTTPGLTPILFTYGMPRSGDLNFTNEIKRIHDTNAARLTFIINSKDIVPELPSDLFGYYTIPFTNYIFCFDTGNSVENHIWYEPALKELFKH from the coding sequence ATGTCATCTCTATTACAATATAGTGCCGTAAAAATCAGCTTTCGACTTTTGATCGCTATTTTTTGTTGTTGTCTACTCTTTTCCTGTTGTAAGACACCACTCCCAAGTCGGATTCAATTGTGTCAGGTTCCGTCTCCGCGTCCGGAAGAAAACTTTGCAGCTTTTATTGAACCCGATGAAGCAGTATTTATGATGCATGCTGTTCAGACTGTCTATGATCAAAGACCCGTTTTAGACGGATACCACCAAATCGAATCTTTGCGATTTTTTAGTCTCTTAAATAACGAAAAAGCGATTATTGATGAAAGATTACAGATCGACATCGCCAAAGGAAACGAAAAAGTCTGGTCTTATGTTTATCAGAGCAATTCAGATCCGAGCGATCTCATTATTGCAATCAGAGGAACGGAAAACATTATGGACTGGATTAAAGATTTAGAAGTTAGTCAAGTCCCGTTTATATCCTTTTCAGGATCGGAAAAAGAGGTTAAAATAGAACAAGGGTTCTACAGCGTATACAAAGGTTTACGGGAAGCGTTATTTCATATCATACAACAATGGAATCCTTCCCGTTTACGAATTACCGGTCACAGTATGGGAGGATCAATTGCATTATTACTAACCTACGATATTACGCTTACAACACCCGGGCTTACACCTATCCTTTTTACTTACGGAATGCCTCGCTCCGGTGATTTGAATTTCACAAATGAAATAAAGAGAATCCATGACACCAATGCTGCCAGACTTACTTTTATCATAAACAGTAAAGATATCGTCCCCGAACTACCTTCTGACTTATTCGGGTATTATACTATTCCTTTTACGAATTACATATTCTGTTTCGATACCGGAAATTCTGTAGAAAATCATATTTGGTATGAACCCGCATTGAAAGAATTATTCAAACATTAA
- a CDS encoding DUF6265 family protein, which yields MKTTLCFLIAGFTFFGAGTAPQSDAIKKAEWLIGTWENKTSKGIMYETWRKINDREYLGKSYILKDKDTIVFETIQLIQDHNTLFYIPTVKDQNNNKPVHFIAKTVTETQLVFENKQHDFPQIIMYTKKSQDALTAEISGTKNGQLRKQTFPMKRIK from the coding sequence ATGAAAACAACACTATGCTTTTTAATTGCCGGTTTTACCTTTTTCGGAGCCGGAACGGCACCACAATCCGATGCTATTAAAAAAGCCGAATGGTTAATCGGCACCTGGGAAAACAAAACATCAAAAGGAATTATGTATGAAACCTGGCGTAAAATAAACGATCGGGAATATCTTGGAAAAAGTTATATTTTGAAAGACAAAGACACTATTGTATTTGAAACTATACAATTGATTCAGGATCATAACACCTTATTTTATATTCCAACGGTTAAAGATCAGAACAATAATAAGCCGGTCCATTTTATTGCGAAAACCGTTACCGAAACACAATTAGTATTTGAGAACAAACAACATGATTTTCCCCAAATTATTATGTATACCAAAAAGAGTCAGGACGCTTTGACCGCTGAAATTTCAGGAACAAAAAACGGCCAGCTACGCAAACAAACATTCCCGATGAAGCGTATAAAATAA
- a CDS encoding helix-turn-helix domain-containing protein: protein MDYQTFEPGSALQEFVKCYWTLESQEEPNTERQTIVPDGCMEMIFHYGDLYRQYTNAQNSILQPRCFVIGQLTHPLEIEPTGVTGIFSVRFHPEGFLPFASIPIKEMENTAVSLEKLFGNEGFEIGQKIGNATATRERIQAIESFLLNRLTDIHTIDRIIKTTVETILTASGQLSIDQLSKQVHINRRQLERKFATVIGLSPKQLSKTIRLQATLKMLLAQQFSSLTALAYQGEYYDQAHFIKDFKELTGLTPKEFYGDHLKMSSLFYGTA, encoded by the coding sequence ATGGATTATCAGACATTTGAACCCGGATCAGCATTACAGGAATTTGTAAAATGTTATTGGACACTGGAAAGTCAGGAAGAACCCAATACGGAGCGGCAAACTATTGTACCGGACGGTTGTATGGAAATGATTTTCCACTATGGCGATTTGTACCGGCAATATACAAATGCTCAAAATTCAATCCTTCAACCGCGCTGTTTTGTAATCGGTCAGCTAACACATCCATTGGAAATTGAACCGACCGGCGTCACCGGAATCTTTTCCGTTCGTTTCCATCCCGAAGGATTCCTTCCTTTTGCTTCCATTCCGATCAAAGAGATGGAAAACACAGCTGTTTCACTTGAAAAGCTTTTTGGAAATGAAGGTTTTGAAATCGGACAAAAAATCGGCAATGCTACTGCAACCCGTGAACGAATACAGGCAATCGAATCGTTTTTATTAAATCGGTTGACGGATATTCACACTATAGATCGGATTATAAAAACAACGGTAGAAACAATTTTAACCGCAAGCGGTCAACTTTCAATTGATCAATTATCAAAACAAGTTCATATTAACCGTCGGCAACTGGAACGAAAATTTGCGACTGTTATCGGTTTAAGTCCGAAACAACTTTCTAAAACCATTCGGCTGCAAGCCACGCTCAAAATGTTACTGGCACAACAATTTAGTAGCCTGACGGCTTTAGCTTATCAGGGTGAATATTATGATCAAGCTCATTTTATCAAAGATTTTAAAGAATTAACCGGATTGACGCCTAAAGAATTTTATGGTGATCATTTAAAAATGTCATCCCTTTTTTACGGTACAGCATAA
- a CDS encoding dienelactone hydrolase family protein, which yields MRSGFEKNKGIRYFTKRICCHDMIYFKPSIALILFLFTTVVTAQQQLSDTTHIDSLYAITVKKQLNKLPVDNYKKRMYQNKDVTIPYRFLTPKDYDTTLKYPLVITFHNSSRIGTDNENQLEPLARIWVRDTIYTTYKCFVLAPQFSRRSSNYTDTGNGLVAKPSDEVVLLLDLIRKIQQEYPNIDRNRIYLVGYSMGASTAQNLFSMNPDQFAALVSIAGVPDLSNTDKLVTKKIWLIHGEKDDENPYPGSEMLFRRLKGNKKLVFTSFPYLNHHNIMIPFLLTDAIPKWLFKKQH from the coding sequence ATGCGATCCGGCTTTGAAAAAAATAAAGGAATTCGTTATTTTACAAAAAGAATATGTTGCCACGATATGATCTATTTTAAACCTTCTATAGCCTTAATCCTTTTCTTATTCACAACTGTGGTTACTGCACAACAGCAACTTTCAGACACGACACATATAGACAGTCTTTACGCCATCACGGTTAAAAAACAACTCAATAAACTTCCGGTTGACAATTACAAAAAACGGATGTATCAAAACAAGGATGTTACTATTCCGTATCGGTTTCTTACACCGAAAGATTATGATACAACCCTAAAATATCCGTTAGTTATTACATTCCATAATTCCAGTCGGATTGGAACCGACAACGAAAATCAACTGGAACCTTTAGCCCGGATATGGGTTCGGGATACGATATATACGACTTATAAATGTTTTGTATTAGCTCCGCAATTTAGTCGGCGTTCATCAAATTATACGGATACGGGTAACGGTTTAGTAGCCAAACCTTCTGATGAGGTTGTCCTGTTATTAGATCTTATTCGTAAAATACAGCAGGAATATCCGAATATCGATCGCAATCGGATTTATCTTGTTGGTTATTCAATGGGTGCTTCTACCGCTCAGAATCTGTTTTCTATGAATCCGGATCAATTTGCGGCTCTTGTTTCCATTGCCGGTGTTCCGGATCTTTCGAATACCGATAAATTGGTTACCAAAAAAATATGGCTCATTCATGGTGAAAAAGATGATGAAAACCCTTATCCGGGTAGCGAAATGTTGTTCAGAAGATTAAAAGGCAACAAAAAACTGGTATTCACTTCATTTCCATATCTGAATCATCACAATATCATGATCCCCTTTTTGTTAACCGATGCGATTCCGAAATGGCTTTTTAAAAAGCAGCATTAG
- a CDS encoding TonB-dependent receptor domain-containing protein, with protein sequence MIAVKSVYTGRILLFFFWLCSLPTYSQTISGILKDNTDNPVESALLTINNTTITKTGITDKNGYYKIEIPAGNYFFEISKQNTTLLLEMITIKDDTIRNIILHEPAGLQKNLEEVTVTTRKKLIERKVDRTVFNVENSISSQGTDALEALSNTPLVKVTDNAISIAGKSSVAVMINDRLLNLQGEDLQNYLKSIRSDDIAKIEVITTPPAKYTAEGQSGLINIILKKNVKLGWNASLQTGGNLYSKSKLNSGRIGSTFNYQNERLSMSFGFNGSNFRRQQNSENTLNYYNGDYWDTKEEVLHKSPLLNPSIKSEYQLNAKSVLGFNYNYSTMNAIKLFQINTYRKVGTSEKQFQSASNDSLQNHYHSGTLFYDLKLDTIGTMLRLSGNFLDAKTDADKWSVTYENDSENTIVNTNYSRYKIYALQADLEKKMFTIDGEFGIKYTAIQNDALLKNYNVINNFPVLNPLLSNDFFYKENNFAAYFSLMKKLSSKWETKVGLRYEYTTLEGTSPNQNVTHSSRYGQFFPTGYLSYKPNSDHSFSLSYSRRINRPNFQNLNPYRKYFSVYEYEEGNPYLKPSFSNSVELNYTLKNNFNVNMYYVRSTDNWDRVIRFVDGVNVERIENFFTQYGYGFEINYTQNKLSWMENTVTLQSNYLEAKSHSEEVIAAAGSFFSECNLTNTFFIKRDKTLSVIVTLDGNTPYRYGNTQYYSYFRSNIGLKGSVLDKKLSYSILLNDVFATTRSRGDEYFTNFLSTYTNRSSNRFFNISVTYKFGNETINGATKKVQFDENNRAQ encoded by the coding sequence ATGATAGCTGTAAAGTCTGTTTATACCGGAAGAATACTATTGTTCTTTTTTTGGCTATGTTCCTTACCAACCTACTCACAAACCATTAGCGGAATACTAAAAGACAATACTGATAATCCTGTAGAAAGTGCGCTTTTAACAATTAATAATACTACTATTACGAAAACCGGCATTACCGACAAAAACGGTTATTATAAGATCGAAATACCGGCCGGTAATTACTTTTTCGAAATTTCAAAACAGAATACTACCTTATTATTAGAAATGATCACAATTAAAGATGATACGATAAGAAACATCATCTTACACGAACCGGCAGGTCTTCAAAAAAACCTGGAGGAAGTAACCGTTACGACCCGAAAAAAATTAATTGAACGCAAGGTCGACCGAACTGTTTTTAATGTTGAAAATTCGATTAGTTCACAAGGTACCGATGCACTAGAAGCGTTATCGAATACACCGCTTGTAAAAGTTACGGATAATGCGATTTCCATTGCTGGTAAAAGTTCTGTCGCAGTGATGATCAATGACCGATTATTGAATTTACAAGGTGAAGATCTTCAAAATTATCTGAAAAGTATCCGATCGGATGATATTGCAAAAATAGAAGTCATCACTACACCTCCTGCAAAATATACAGCCGAAGGTCAAAGCGGATTAATCAACATTATTTTAAAGAAAAACGTAAAATTAGGATGGAATGCTTCGCTACAGACCGGTGGCAATTTATATTCGAAATCCAAACTAAACTCCGGGCGCATCGGAAGTACATTTAACTATCAGAATGAGCGTCTTTCGATGTCATTCGGTTTTAACGGCAGTAATTTCAGACGACAACAAAATTCCGAAAACACACTCAATTATTACAACGGTGACTATTGGGACACTAAAGAAGAAGTACTTCATAAATCCCCGCTTTTAAATCCCAGTATAAAGTCGGAATACCAATTAAATGCCAAAAGCGTACTCGGTTTTAATTATAATTATTCGACTATGAATGCTATCAAATTATTTCAAATCAATACGTATCGAAAAGTCGGAACCAGTGAAAAACAATTTCAGTCGGCTTCCAATGACAGCTTACAAAACCATTATCATTCCGGTACGTTGTTTTACGATTTGAAACTAGACACTATCGGCACAATGCTTCGCCTTTCGGGTAATTTTCTGGATGCCAAAACCGATGCCGATAAATGGTCGGTTACCTACGAAAACGATTCCGAAAATACGATCGTAAATACCAATTACAGCCGTTATAAAATATATGCATTGCAAGCCGATCTGGAGAAAAAAATGTTTACCATTGACGGCGAATTCGGGATAAAATACACGGCAATCCAAAACGATGCCTTACTCAAAAACTATAACGTAATCAATAACTTTCCGGTTTTAAATCCGCTTTTAAGCAATGATTTCTTTTATAAGGAAAATAATTTTGCGGCCTATTTCAGCTTGATGAAAAAACTGAGCTCCAAATGGGAAACCAAAGTAGGCTTACGCTATGAATATACGACGTTGGAAGGCACATCACCCAATCAAAATGTAACCCATTCCAGTCGATACGGGCAATTTTTTCCAACCGGTTATTTATCTTATAAACCGAATTCCGATCATAGTTTTAGTTTAAGTTATTCCAGAAGAATCAACCGACCCAATTTCCAGAATTTGAATCCGTATCGAAAATACTTTTCCGTTTATGAATACGAAGAAGGAAATCCGTATTTAAAACCTTCCTTCAGCAATTCCGTTGAACTGAACTATACCCTAAAAAACAATTTCAACGTCAATATGTATTATGTTCGTTCGACCGACAACTGGGATCGTGTAATACGCTTTGTTGACGGCGTAAACGTAGAAAGAATTGAAAACTTTTTTACGCAATACGGATACGGTTTTGAAATCAATTATACGCAAAATAAATTAAGCTGGATGGAAAATACAGTCACATTACAAAGCAATTATCTGGAAGCAAAATCCCATTCAGAAGAAGTAATTGCCGCAGCCGGCAGTTTTTTTAGCGAATGTAATCTGACCAATACCTTTTTTATTAAAAGAGATAAAACATTGTCTGTCATTGTAACCCTAGACGGGAATACACCCTACCGATATGGAAATACGCAATATTATAGCTATTTCAGAAGCAATATCGGCTTAAAAGGAAGCGTATTGGATAAAAAACTCTCTTATTCGATTCTGCTAAATGACGTATTTGCAACAACACGATCAAGGGGTGATGAATATTTTACGAACTTTTTATCGACCTACACAAATCGATCCAGTAATCGTTTTTTCAATATATCTGTAACCTATAAATTCGGAAATGAAACGATTAACGGTGCTACAAAAAAAGTTCAATTTGACGAAAACAATCGGGCACAATAA
- a CDS encoding DUF3108 domain-containing protein, with amino-acid sequence MKALSVFLLFLIYSFIKNSNDCSSCYYFKNNNEITFMKYNAKGEKIGKEIALVEKIDAGKSGYKLMKYDKNDTFKEESFATVTCTNDALKIGFQIPNEVADNSGSAYYMYPSAMKVGQLLEGSISFAVKTKVNGKKTDISFSVKDRKVVDTEKVTIPYGTYDCYKIQYNLTVKFKVIGIAIPMNLKIIEWFSPGFGVVKTEAYNKDGNLEETSVLTSIRIKK; translated from the coding sequence ATGAAAGCACTATCCGTATTCCTTTTATTCCTCATTTATAGTTTTATCAAAAATTCGAATGACTGCTCGTCCTGTTATTATTTTAAAAATAACAACGAGATAACCTTTATGAAATACAATGCTAAAGGCGAAAAAATCGGAAAAGAAATTGCATTGGTAGAAAAGATTGATGCCGGTAAATCCGGTTATAAATTGATGAAATATGATAAAAATGACACCTTTAAAGAAGAGTCCTTTGCCACGGTTACCTGTACCAATGATGCTTTAAAGATCGGTTTTCAGATTCCGAATGAGGTAGCTGATAATTCAGGATCAGCGTATTATATGTATCCGTCAGCGATGAAAGTGGGACAGCTATTGGAGGGAAGCATCAGTTTTGCGGTTAAAACCAAAGTAAACGGTAAAAAAACAGACATTTCATTTAGTGTCAAAGACCGAAAAGTAGTCGACACTGAAAAGGTAACCATACCTTATGGAACGTATGATTGTTATAAAATTCAATACAATCTGACCGTTAAGTTTAAGGTAATCGGCATTGCAATACCGATGAATTTAAAGATTATCGAATGGTTTAGTCCCGGTTTCGGCGTAGTTAAAACCGAAGCCTATAATAAAGACGGCAATCTGGAGGAAACTTCGGTACTAACCTCGATTCGGATAAAAAAATAG
- a CDS encoding LytR/AlgR family response regulator transcription factor, giving the protein MNCIIVDDEPIARQGLLSLTAKVPSLIVKGLFKNAREAREYIENNPVDLIFLDIQMPGVSGIEFARSIPKKTLIIFTTAHQQYALESYEIDALDYLVKPIWEERFLKAVTKAIEYHFFLSDDFEKSKPDALEENTIIVKADRRVYKILHKDICYIEGMKDYSVIHIKDNKIITAMNLKTIHAYLPESQFKRISKSYIVNKNQVTSVGTNTVFINETELPLGNTYRKAFIDCFLEN; this is encoded by the coding sequence ATGAATTGTATTATTGTAGATGACGAACCGATTGCCCGCCAGGGATTACTTTCGTTAACCGCCAAAGTGCCTTCTCTTATCGTAAAAGGATTATTTAAAAATGCACGGGAAGCGCGGGAATATATCGAAAATAATCCGGTCGATCTTATCTTTCTGGACATACAAATGCCCGGCGTGAGCGGTATTGAATTTGCCCGTAGTATTCCTAAAAAGACCCTCATCATTTTTACTACGGCACATCAACAATATGCATTGGAAAGCTATGAAATTGACGCACTGGATTATCTGGTAAAACCCATTTGGGAAGAACGTTTTCTAAAAGCCGTTACCAAAGCAATCGAATATCATTTTTTCCTGTCGGATGATTTCGAAAAATCAAAACCGGATGCACTGGAAGAAAATACCATTATCGTAAAGGCCGATCGCAGGGTGTATAAAATCCTGCATAAAGACATCTGCTATATCGAAGGAATGAAAGACTATTCCGTGATTCATATCAAAGACAACAAAATCATTACAGCCATGAACCTGAAAACAATTCATGCCTATTTACCGGAAAGTCAATTTAAACGCATCAGTAAATCCTATATTGTAAATAAAAATCAGGTAACTTCAGTGGGTACCAATACCGTTTTTATAAATGAAACCGAATTACCGTTAGGAAATACGTATCGCAAAGCGTTTATCGATTGCTTTTTAGAAAACTAA
- a CDS encoding sensor histidine kinase, giving the protein MRHLLFFVFFLIYFIPVNQGITSTVIFYGKILDFVYVMAASYFTIYFLVPKYLLKGRIAAFITGISLTALIIFILITTVEYLLYFHFEPNLDTIYPIVPSKLLIRFLYFSLTFMVLISIPIFIKILGYWLKNLEQLNQLQQVNFENELAILKNQLSPHFLFNTLNNINILTESNPGLASKLILNLSELLRYQIYSGTGDRVSLKSDIAFIKNFLFVESLRKDNFKYNIEITGEQKDVFLPPLLFIPFIENSVKHIDQENPFVTVHFHLEKNILLFSCRNSIGITSDVVTEHNGLGLVNIKKRLQLLFPEKNQLIIENQNTEFFVSLTITL; this is encoded by the coding sequence ATGAGACACCTACTCTTTTTTGTTTTTTTTCTTATTTATTTTATCCCGGTCAATCAGGGCATCACTTCTACGGTTATTTTTTACGGTAAGATTCTTGACTTTGTCTATGTCATGGCAGCCTCGTATTTTACCATTTATTTTTTGGTTCCAAAATACCTGTTAAAAGGACGAATCGCTGCTTTTATCACCGGAATATCGCTTACAGCACTGATTATCTTTATTCTTATCACTACTGTCGAATATCTGCTGTATTTCCATTTTGAACCCAACCTCGATACCATATACCCTATTGTTCCATCGAAATTACTCATTCGGTTTCTCTATTTTTCGCTAACCTTTATGGTGCTGATTTCTATACCGATATTTATTAAAATATTAGGTTACTGGCTAAAAAACCTGGAACAGCTTAATCAGTTACAACAAGTAAATTTTGAAAATGAACTTGCGATTTTAAAAAACCAACTATCCCCCCATTTTTTATTCAACACGCTGAATAACATCAACATATTAACCGAAAGCAATCCCGGACTGGCATCGAAACTCATTCTTAATTTATCGGAATTATTGCGGTATCAGATCTATAGCGGTACCGGTGATCGCGTTTCTTTAAAATCAGATATTGCCTTTATTAAAAACTTTCTTTTTGTCGAATCCCTACGAAAAGACAATTTCAAATATAACATCGAAATAACCGGAGAGCAGAAAGACGTATTTTTACCGCCTTTATTATTCATTCCTTTTATTGAAAACTCCGTAAAACATATTGATCAGGAAAATCCCTTTGTAACCGTTCATTTTCATCTGGAAAAAAATATTTTACTTTTCAGTTGTCGGAATTCCATTGGCATTACAAGTGATGTCGTTACGGAACACAACGGATTAGGTTTGGTCAATATCAAAAAAAGATTACAATTACTTTTTCCGGAAAAAAACCAGCTGATTATTGAAAATCAAAATACCGAATTTTTTGTAAGCTTAACCATCACACTATGA